A single genomic interval of Corylus avellana chromosome ca10, CavTom2PMs-1.0 harbors:
- the LOC132162801 gene encoding GABA transporter 1-like, with translation MGALRPSSIANEGNDAQIHEDAHHDDQKDLDAGALFVLKSKGSWVHSGYHLTTSIVAPPLLSLPYAFAFLGWAGGILCLVIGGLVTFYSYNLISLVLEHHAQLGHRHLRFRDMAHDILGPRWGRYYVGPIQFMVCYGAVVASTLLGGQCMKAIYLLTNPDGTMKLYEFVIIFGCFMLILAQIPSFHSLRHINLVSLVLCLAYSACATGGSVSIGSSSKGPEKDYSLEGNTEDRIFGVFIAIAIIATTYGNGIIPEIQATLAPPVKGKMFKGLCVCYTVTTVTFFSVAISGYWAFGNQAEGLVLTNFLVNGKALVPKWFILMTNIFTILQISAVGVAIGSKSVESRHKPPETVGFRSKNTKGQSNLAANYEGTVGFRRKYQGAVEFRRKTTNGRLDYFTAKYQKL, from the exons ATGGGTGCACTGCGACCAAGCTCCATAGCTAATGAAGGAAACGATGCACAAATCCATGAAGATGCACACCATGATGATCAGAAGGACCTTGATGCTGGTGCTCTCTTTGTTCTTAAATCCAAAG gatcaTGGGTGCACAGTGGATACCATTTGACAACTTCAATAGTTGCTCCACCTCTGCTGAGTCTTCCATATGCTTTTGCCTTCCTTGGATGGGCGGGTGGAATTCTTTGCCTCGTCATCGGAGGCCTCGTCACTTTCTATTCATACAACTTAATCTCTCTGGTTCTTGAACACCATGCTCAGCTGGGTCATCGCCACCTCCGCTTTCGAGACATGGCTCATGATATCTTGG GACCCAGATGGGGCAGGTATTATGTAGGCCCAATTCAGTTCATGGTCTGCTATGGTGCTGTTGTTGCTTCTACTCTTCTAGGAGGACAATGCATGAAG GCAATTTACTTACTAACCAACCCGGATGGAACTATGAAGTTATATGAATTTGTGATCATATTTGGGTGCTTTATGTTGATTTTAGCTCAAATTCCATCATTTCACTCGCTGAGGCACATCAATTTGGTGTCATTGGTTCTCTGCCTGGCCTATAGTGCCTGTGCCACTGGTGGTTCCGTTTCTATCG GATCTTCCTCCAAGGGGCCAGAGAAGGACTATTCCCTAGAGGGCAATACTGAAGATCGCATATTTGGGGTCTTCATTGCAATCGCCATCATTGCCACAACATATGGGAACGGAATTATTCCTGAAATTCAG GCAACGCTAGCACCACCAGTGAAGGGGAAGATGTTCAAGGGACTGTGTGTTTGTTATACAGTAACCACGGTGACTTTCTTCAGCGTAGCCATCTCTGGGTATTGGGCATTTGGTAACCAAGCCGAGGGCCTCGTCCTCACCAACTTCTTGGTCAATGGCAAAGCTTTGGTACCCAAATGGTTCATTTTGATGACCAACATCTTCACCATTCTCCAGATTTCTGCTGTCGGTGTG GCAATTGGTAGTAAGTCCGTTGAATCTCGCCATAAACCACCGGAGACGGTTGGATTTCGCAGCAAAAACACCAAGGGGCAGTCAAATCTCGCTGCAAATTACGAAGGGACGGTTGGATTTCGCCGCAAATACCAAGGGGCAGTTGAATTTCGCCGCAAAACCACTAATGGGCGGTTAGATTATTTCACCGCAAAATACCAAAAACTTTAA
- the LOC132163865 gene encoding GABA transporter 1-like, which yields MGALRPSSIANEGNDAQIHEDAHHDDQKDLDAGALFVLKSKGSWVHSGYHLTTSIVAPPLLSLPYAFAFLGWAGGILCLVIGGLVTFYSYNLISLVLEHHAQLGHRHLRFRDMAHDILGPRWGRYYVGPIQFMVCYGAVVASTLLGGQCMKAIYLLTNPDGTMKLYEFVIIFGCFMLILAQIPSFHSLRHINLVSLVLCLAYSACATGGSISIGSSSKGPEKDYSLEGNTEDRIFGVFNAIAIIATTYGNGIIPEIQATLAPPVKGKMFKGLCVCYTVATVTFFSVAISGYWAFGNQAEGLILTNFLVDGKALVPKWFILMTNIFTILQLSAVGVVYLQPTNEVLESTLADPRKTEFSARNTIPRLIARSLSVVIATTIAAMLPFFGDINAVIGAFGFMPLDFILPVVFFNLTFKPSKQSPIFWLNVTIAVVFSTLGVIAGIAAVRQISLDAQNYRLFANV from the exons ATGGGTGCGCTGCGACCAAGCTCCATAGCTAATGAAGGAAACGATGCACAAATCCATGAAGATGCACACCATGATGATCAGAAGGACCTTGATGCTGGTGCTCTCTTTGTTCTTAAATCCAAAG gatcaTGGGTGCACAGTGGATACCATTTGACAACTTCAATAGTTGCTCCACCTCTGCTGAGTCTTCCATATGCTTTTGCCTTCCTTGGATGGGCGGGTGGAATTCTTTGCCTCGTCATCGGAGGCCTCGTCACTTTCTATTCATACAACTTAATCTCTCTGGTTCTTGAACACCATGCTCAGCTGGGTCATCGCCACCTCCGCTTCAGAGACATGGCTCATGATATCTTGG GACCCAGATGGGGCAGGTATTATGTAGGCCCAATTCAGTTCATGGTCTGCTATGGTGCTGTTGTTGCTTCTACACTTCTAGGAGGACAATGCATGAAG gCAATTTACTTACTAACCAACCCGGATGGAACTATGAAGTTATATGAATTTGTGATCATATTTGGGTGCTTTATGTTGATTTTAGCTCAAATCCCATCATTTCACTCGCTGAGGCACATCAATTTGGTGTCATTGGTTCTCTGCCTGGCCTATAGTGCCTGTGCCACTGGTGGTTCCATTTCTATCG GATCTTCCTCCAAGGGGCCAGAGAAGGACTATTCCCTAGAGGGCAATACTGAAGATCGCATATTTGGGGTCTTCAATGCAATCGCCATCATTGCCACAACATATGGCAACGGAATAATTCCTGAAATTCAG GCAACGCTAGCACCACCAGTGAAGGGGAAGATGTTCAAGGGACTGTGTGTTTGTTATACAGTAGCCACGGTGACTTTCTTCAGCGTAGCCATCTCTGGGTATTGGGCATTTGGTAACCAAGCCGAGGGCCTCATCCTCACCAACTTCTTGGTCGATGGCAAAGCTTTGGTCCCCAAATGGTTCATTTTGATGACCAACATCTTCACCATTCTCCAGCTTTCTGCTGTCGGTGTG GTATACTTGCAGCCCACAAATGAAGTGCTTGAAAGCACACTTGCTGACCCGAGAAAGACCGAGTTCTCGGCCCGAAACACCATCCCAAGGTTAATTGCCCGGTCACTATCGGTAGTGATAGCAACAACAATAGCCGCAATGCTTCCATTTTTTGGGGACATCAATGCTGTCATCGGAGCATTTGGTTTTATGCCGCTTGACTTTATATTGCCGGTGGTGTTCTTCAACTTGACATTTAAACCGTCAAAGCAGAGCCCCATTTTCTGGTTGAACGTTACTATTGCAGTTGTTTTCTCGACATTGGGGGTTATTGCGGGGATTGCCGCCGTTAGACAAATTAGCCTTGATGCCCAAAACTATCGGTTATTTGCTAATGTATGA